In Carcharodon carcharias isolate sCarCar2 chromosome 31, sCarCar2.pri, whole genome shotgun sequence, a genomic segment contains:
- the LOC121271774 gene encoding neuropeptide B-like isoform X1, translated as MAHLSATVIVGVTVTFCLLSITPACGWYKQTSSPRYYAVGRASGLLQGIRRSEYMRRGGIKEGSTRDLAKLRDLAADEWKHPLIEEWDSAMMCVKKVTPQLSSCTAIAEDPSIFNCKAKVQLTFDVNDCDSMEH; from the exons ATGGCTCACCTCAGTGCAACAGTGATAGTCGGAGTGACTGTGACTTTCTGTCTTCTGTCCATTACGCCGGCCTGTGGCTGGTATAAGCAGACATCAAGCCCTCGTTACTACGCAGTTGGGAGAGCGTCTGGGCTACTGCAGGGTATCCGGCGGTCCGAGTACATGCGACGAGGGGGGATCAAGGAGGGCTCCACTCGCGATCTGGCAAAGCTCAGAGACTTGGCAGCAGACGAGTGGAAGCATCCGCTGATTGAAGAGTGGGACTCTGCAATG ATGTGTGTGAAGAAGGTCACTCCCCAGTTAAGCAGCTGTACAGCCATCGCTGAAGACCCATCGATCTTCAACTGTAAGGCCAAGGTCCAGCTGACCTTTGATGTAAACGACTGTGACTCCATGGAACATTGA
- the LOC121271774 gene encoding neuropeptide B-like isoform X2: protein MAHLSATVIVGVTVTFCLLSITPACGWYKQTSSPRYYAVGRASGLLQGIRRSEYMRRGGIKEGSTRDLAKLRDLAADEWKHPLIEEWDSAMGPWL, encoded by the exons ATGGCTCACCTCAGTGCAACAGTGATAGTCGGAGTGACTGTGACTTTCTGTCTTCTGTCCATTACGCCGGCCTGTGGCTGGTATAAGCAGACATCAAGCCCTCGTTACTACGCAGTTGGGAGAGCGTCTGGGCTACTGCAGGGTATCCGGCGGTCCGAGTACATGCGACGAGGGGGGATCAAGGAGGGCTCCACTCGCGATCTGGCAAAGCTCAGAGACTTGGCAGCAGACGAGTGGAAGCATCCGCTGATTGAAGAGTGGGACTCTGCAATG GGCCCATGGCTGTAA